Proteins from a genomic interval of Desulfofustis limnaeus:
- a CDS encoding polyprenyl synthetase family protein translates to MDLKEAIARESVQIDREMGQDLAGLAIGDELLKEILEYGLFSGGKRIRPFLVVLGARLCGRSDEAVYRPAIAFEYLHAATLFHDDVIDHADTRRGRLSVIKRYGMVGAILAGDFLHAHAMALVGRYGGQAALDTFTAATRGMVEGEFLQLRAAGKWEVTADDYFAIVRRKTGVLIEAACVTGGIVAGAGAAQLAALQTYGGNLGTAFQIIDDLLDYQGQFTGKPIGNDLAEGKSTLPLIIALDRAPERERQSLLALLHDVSQRSERLDEIVAFIDRHAGFVEARRRAEQLIDSGLTALQVFSGPGDPDFRELFEDLGHYVLSRQR, encoded by the coding sequence ATGGATTTGAAGGAAGCAATAGCCCGAGAATCGGTGCAGATCGACCGCGAGATGGGCCAGGACCTTGCCGGGCTGGCCATCGGTGATGAGCTGTTGAAGGAGATCCTGGAGTACGGTCTGTTCAGCGGCGGTAAACGAATTCGTCCTTTTCTGGTGGTCCTTGGTGCGCGGCTGTGTGGCCGGAGTGACGAAGCGGTGTATCGCCCGGCAATTGCATTTGAATACCTGCATGCAGCTACCCTGTTCCATGATGATGTCATCGATCATGCCGATACCCGTCGCGGCAGATTGTCGGTGATCAAGCGATACGGGATGGTCGGCGCCATCCTGGCCGGCGATTTTCTGCATGCCCATGCCATGGCGCTGGTCGGCCGTTACGGCGGTCAGGCGGCTCTGGATACTTTTACGGCAGCAACCCGCGGCATGGTGGAAGGGGAGTTTCTCCAACTCCGTGCGGCCGGGAAGTGGGAGGTGACGGCGGACGATTATTTCGCCATTGTCCGGCGAAAAACCGGGGTGCTTATCGAAGCGGCGTGCGTTACCGGGGGGATCGTGGCCGGAGCCGGCGCCGCACAGCTTGCCGCTCTGCAGACCTATGGCGGCAACCTCGGTACCGCCTTTCAGATTATCGACGATCTGCTCGATTATCAGGGACAATTCACCGGCAAACCCATCGGCAACGATCTGGCTGAGGGCAAGTCCACCCTGCCCTTGATTATTGCCTTGGACCGGGCCCCTGAAAGGGAAAGACAGAGCCTGCTGGCGCTGTTGCACGATGTATCCCAGCGCAGTGAGCGTCTGGACGAGATCGTCGCTTTCATCGATCGCCACGCCGGATTTGTCGAAGCGCGCCGACGAGCCGAACAACTCATCGACTCCGGCCTGACTGCCTTGCAGGTGTTTTCCGGTCCAGGTGATCCCGATTTCCGTGAATTATTTGAGGATCTCGGTCACTATGTGTTGTCTCGGCAACGGTGA
- a CDS encoding diacylglycerol kinase, with product MKPGKKGLTRLIHACGYSLSGFRAALHHEAAFRQEVALFVVLLPILLLLPTDGMSKCLLLLVNTLVLIVELLNSAVEAVVDKVSPEFHELAKRAKDMGSAAVLLSLIIAAVVWATVLYPIFF from the coding sequence ATGAAACCGGGCAAGAAAGGTCTGACCCGTCTGATCCATGCGTGTGGCTACTCGCTGAGCGGGTTTCGGGCAGCTCTGCACCACGAAGCAGCCTTTCGCCAGGAGGTAGCGCTTTTCGTTGTGTTGCTGCCAATCCTGCTGCTGCTGCCCACCGACGGAATGAGCAAGTGTCTGCTACTACTGGTCAACACCCTGGTGCTGATCGTGGAGTTGCTCAATTCTGCGGTTGAAGCCGTTGTCGACAAGGTCTCTCCGGAATTCCACGAACTGGCAAAACGGGCCAAAGACATGGGAAGCGCCGCCGTTTTGCTCAGCCTGATAATCGCTGCTGTCGTCTGGGCAACGGTGTTGTACCCGATCTTTTTCTAG
- a CDS encoding Gfo/Idh/MocA family protein, whose translation MRIGIIGTGRHGSRYAKHIVNDCHELKLSALSRRTEYGGTQAENWGCRWFPDWRDLVRDKDVEAVIAAVPPILNREIARCCARHGKPLLLEKPLAVDVGAGIELVRSMRAAGVPLTIAQTLRYNPVIRRLREIVPEQGRLHTIYANQRIEPSPLSWLDEPAVAGAGITLHIAVHVFDALSFITGLRVRRLQAWCSRERAGKLEDLAQIRVEMENGVTGLIEVSKLSSGRSGRYEFVCSAAQVHGDQVHGHVCRLTGTTATTVADFPSTPTIPLLLQDWQRFLAGAGSNPITGEDGLVAVVLADACLRSSQTGRPVDIVTEFGF comes from the coding sequence ATGAGGATCGGGATCATCGGCACCGGGCGGCACGGTAGCCGGTATGCGAAACATATTGTCAACGATTGCCATGAATTGAAGCTGTCGGCGCTGTCCCGGCGTACGGAGTACGGCGGGACACAGGCCGAGAACTGGGGCTGCCGCTGGTTTCCCGATTGGCGAGATCTGGTGCGCGACAAGGATGTGGAGGCGGTTATTGCAGCGGTGCCGCCCATCCTCAACCGGGAAATAGCCCGCTGCTGCGCCCGGCACGGTAAACCGCTGCTGCTGGAGAAACCGTTGGCCGTTGATGTTGGTGCCGGCATCGAGCTGGTGCGATCCATGCGGGCCGCCGGTGTTCCGCTGACGATCGCCCAAACCCTGCGCTACAATCCGGTCATCAGGCGGTTGCGCGAGATAGTGCCGGAGCAGGGGCGATTGCATACCATCTACGCCAATCAGAGAATCGAACCGTCCCCTTTGTCCTGGTTGGATGAGCCCGCCGTTGCCGGAGCCGGTATCACTCTGCATATCGCCGTGCATGTGTTCGACGCGCTCAGCTTCATCACCGGCTTGCGGGTGCGGCGATTACAGGCGTGGTGCAGTCGGGAGCGTGCCGGAAAACTCGAGGATCTGGCCCAGATCCGCGTCGAGATGGAAAACGGTGTCACCGGGTTGATCGAGGTGAGCAAGCTGAGCAGCGGCCGCAGCGGCCGTTATGAATTTGTCTGCTCGGCGGCACAGGTGCATGGAGACCAGGTGCATGGCCACGTCTGTCGCCTGACCGGTACGACGGCAACCACCGTCGCCGACTTTCCCTCCACCCCGACCATCCCGTTACTTTTGCAGGACTGGCAACGGTTTCTTGCCGGCGCTGGTTCGAATCCGATAACCGGTGAGGATGGGCTCGTGGCAGTGGTGCTGGCGGATGCCTGCCTGCGTTCCTCCCAGACCGGTCGTCCGGTGGATATCGTCACGGAATTCGGTTTTTAG
- a CDS encoding lasso peptide biosynthesis B2 protein, which translates to MSKIVIFYNLTWVEKRLLLQAVILLGYYRLALLIVSLPRLLNVARRPQRTGSSQSQLTAAQLTRLVKAAVRLVPGTTCLSNTLASHGLFSSLGYRTKVHIGVNKDRERGFEAHAWLTLDGKIVIGNLPDLAKFRELPLLETTHVNRQEIRTQWR; encoded by the coding sequence ATGAGTAAAATCGTTATATTCTACAACCTTACCTGGGTAGAGAAACGTCTTCTCCTGCAAGCCGTTATCCTGCTCGGGTACTACCGGCTGGCGCTGCTGATCGTCTCCTTGCCCCGTCTGCTCAACGTAGCGCGACGACCTCAACGGACTGGATCCTCGCAGTCCCAGCTGACTGCGGCGCAACTGACTAGACTCGTCAAGGCGGCAGTCCGCCTCGTTCCGGGAACCACCTGCCTGTCTAACACCTTGGCCAGCCATGGTTTATTTAGCAGCCTTGGCTACCGAACGAAGGTACACATCGGCGTCAACAAGGATCGGGAGCGAGGCTTCGAAGCCCACGCCTGGCTCACGCTTGACGGCAAGATTGTCATCGGCAACCTCCCCGACTTGGCTAAGTTCCGGGAACTGCCCCTTCTCGAAACAACTCATGTCAATCGTCAGGAGATTCGGACGCAATGGCGATGA
- a CDS encoding PqqD family peptide modification chaperone, whose translation MQTYFSDTAAERQHQLIRRAKEAISTELDGETVILHIGTGIYSGLDRVGTTIWNGLEQPASFLSLKQKILEEYEVPEQQCLTDLCSFLNDLLNNQLIVVKDE comes from the coding sequence ATGCAGACCTATTTCAGCGATACGGCGGCCGAACGCCAGCACCAACTCATCCGCCGTGCCAAAGAGGCCATCTCCACCGAGCTTGACGGCGAGACCGTCATCCTCCACATCGGGACGGGAATCTACAGCGGGCTTGATCGGGTCGGAACGACCATTTGGAATGGCCTGGAGCAGCCGGCGTCCTTTCTCAGCCTGAAGCAGAAAATTCTCGAGGAGTACGAGGTCCCGGAACAACAATGTCTAACCGATCTCTGCTCGTTCCTCAACGACCTGCTCAACAATCAACTCATCGTCGTGAAAGATGAGTAA